The window GGGTATTTTCCCCCCCCGAACGTGTCAACGGGGGGACGCAACATTATGGCCATGCCTGTAATTTCAGAACAGACGAGAGAGCCTTTGTCAGCCTGAGGTATTTGATTTCAGTGGCTTGTAATTTGCTCTCTTTCAGTGGATCTCAGCTCGGCCAGTGAAGATGACTTTGACAGCGAAGACAGCGAACAGGAGCTGAAGGGATACGCCTGCCGCCACTGTTTCACTACCAGTaagacacacactgtctcacacacacacacactgtctcacacacacacacatacaccgtctcacactgtctcacacacacacacacactgtcacacactgtcacacactgtctcacacacacacacacggtcacacacacaaactgtcacacagtcacacacacacgcgtgggCAGTCAACTTCACATGGACCTCAATGACAATCCTCCACCTGGTTGTGTTAACCGTGAGATACCTGCTCCACACAGTGCTGTCTGACAGATGGCCGTCAGGGGATGTCAACTCTAATTTgatcaccctcccccctctgcccccccctctccccttccttgttatccatccccctctcttagCACAGCTGGCTCACAGCATCAACCCCTGTCTGATGATGCTTAACATACTGCCACTGCGCCTAGGAAGGATAATCATAGTGTGATGACTGGGTTAGCCTGTATTGTATACCCCAGAGATTAGACACCTCCAGGtttctacctgtgtgtctgGCATGCTGTCTACTCTAATGGGTGTTTGATGAAGCCTCTGGTTTATTAGTCTTGATCAGAGCATCTGCACCTCCCATGTTACTCGCGCGTGTTTCTGTATTCATGTTTCCGATGAAAACATATGACAAAATCAATAAACGGCTTCAGACGCACCCAGATTCAGACGCACGTTCAGATGAGTTCATCACATATTTAACATTGTCACCCAGCTACAGAGCAAAGGGGACTGTGTttggaaatgtatgtgtgtgaggtttaGCTAGCTGTGGCTGTCTCTTGTTGCATTGTGATTGCCGTCTCACCCTTGTTCATGGttttcctcctcagcctccaagGACTGGCACCACGGGGGTCGGGAGAACATCTTGCTGTGCACCGATTGCCGTATTCACTTCAAGAAGTACGGCGAGCTGCCCCCCATTGAGAAGCCAGTGGACCCTCCCCCGTTTATGTTCAAACCCGtcaaagaggaagaggatgggcTCAGCGGGAAGCATAGCATGAGGACCCGGAGGAACAGAGGCTCGGTACGAGCTCtcacttctccttctctctctctttttttccttctctctctctttttctccttttctttctttttccttctctctcctctctctctccctccctctttctttctttctctctctctctctctctctctctctctctctctctctctctctctctctctctctcctctctctctccctccctctttctttctttctctctctctctctctctctctctctcctctctctctccctccctctctctctctctctctctctctctctctctctctctctctctctctctctctctctctctattcattCAAATCTGCTTTTCAAACTAAAGGCCACATTTAAATCTGAATCCACTCCTTTGGTTAAGTGTCTGTTGTAATGCCGTAGCACGTTGCATTTGCCCGGTTCTAAACTGCGGGAGGGGTGTCCCCTGCCCTCCAGATGTCAACGCTACGTAGTGGCCGTAAGAAGCAGACGGGCAGCCCCGATGGCCGAGCCTCCCCGACCAATGAGGACCTGCGCTCCGGTGGACGCACCTCGCCCAGCGCAGCCAGCACCGACAGCACCGACAGCAAGACAGAGTCCATGAAGAAACCcagcaaggtacacacacacgcaaacaaacacaagTCCACAAGTCATTCGTTTCAAACATGCACTGTCCAGTGATTAACATGGCCATGAACACACTTTCACGATTGTGTCTCCACAGAAGATTAAGGAGGAGGCGCCCTCGCCTATGAAGAGTGCCAAACGCCAGCGAGAGAAGGGAGCGTCGGACTCCGAGGAGCCCGAGAGGGCCACTGCCAAAAAGTCCAAGACACAGGTAGGCTTGTACGGCAAGTGGACCTTGTTCCCCGGGTTGTCTTGGCAGTGGGGACGTGTctgacccctctcccccactctcccagCAGGAGCTGAACCGGCCCGAATCGCCCTCAGAATGCGAGGGGGAGGGCGAGAGCTCAGACGGCCGCAGCGTCAACGAGGAGTGCAGTAGCGACCCGAAGGACATCGACCAGGACAACCGCAGCTCCTCCCCCAGCATCCCCAGTCCCCGTGACAACGAGAGCGACTCGGACTCCTCCGCTCAGCAGCAGCTGCTCCAGGGCCAGCACCCTGCCGTCATCCAGTGTCAGGCTGGGACCTCCGCGGCCCCCTCTGTcgtcccccccacacccacctccACAGCGCCCTCGCTggccccccaggcctccccctCAGTGCCCCCCACCTCTCTACTTCCCCAGCCCTTaccccaggccagcccactctcCCTCATCCAATCAGGAGCCTCCCTGCACCCCCAGAGGCTGCCTTCTCCCCACTCTCCTATGCAGGGGATGACACAGGCTCCACCCCCTGGTCCTTCTGGACAACCCCAGTCGCTACCCAGCTCTCTGCACGGCCCCTTGCCCCCCATGCCACACCCGCTCCAGGCCGTCCCCTCCCACATGCCTCATCCTCACTCCATGCCTCCTCAGGGCTTCCCCATGGGCCAGTCTCAGGTCCCACCCTCAGTCGTCCCAGTTCAGTCCCAGCAGAggccccacacccccccctcacaATCCCAGGTGTCCTCCCAGGTGTCTGGCCAGCCCCCTCGCGAGCAGCCCCTGCCCCCGGCTCCCATGTCCATGCCTCACATCAAGCCCCCTCCCACCACGCCCATCCCCCAGATGCCCAACCCTCCGTCTCACAAACACCCGCCCCACCTGTccgctcctcccttcccccagaTGCCCTCCAACCTTCCACCGCCACCCGCCCTCAAGCCCCTCAGCTCCCTGTCcacccaccaccctcctccagcccaccctcctcccctccagctcaTGCCCCAGGGCCAGCAGCTCCAGCCTCCCCCGGCCCAGCCTCCAGTCCTCACCCAGTCCCAGAGCCTTCCAGCCTCTGCCAGTCACCAGCCGCCCCAAGCCCCTCCCTTGCCCCCCTCGGCAGCCTCCTCCCACCCCAGCGCACCCCCACAATCCCAGTTTCCCTCTCATTCCTTCACGCAAGTcttacctccctcctctgtgccTCCTTCATCATCCTCCAACTCCTTACCAGGCCTCCAGCCACCTTCCTCGTCCtcatcctcagcctcctcctccatctccatgccCCTACCGGCCTCAGTCAGCACCGGGGGAACGggccccatcctcccccccatACACATCAAAGAGGAGCCCCTGGATGAAATGGAGGAGCCGGAGAGCCCCCCGCCTCCACAGAGAAGCCCGTCACCCGAGCCCACCGTCGTCAACACGCCCAGCCACGCCAGCCAATCAGCACGGTATGCCCAGCTCAACATGCAAACCTCTCCAGACgcgagaagaaaaaaaaaacacaaacactttcaCGAGCGGTTATTTGTCAACAGTCTGCGGAACTGAGCTTCGTTTAGTCTGAGGAGGCTGATTAACAGACCAAATACTCTCCACAAAGTGAAGCTGCCCTCAGATCTCAGGGTGTTGATTAAGGAAGCAGAAAAGGCACTAGAGGACACAATCTCCCTTTAGCTCTGAAGTGTCTGATGGCCTCAAATCATCAAGGATAGAGAGCAGGGAGATTAATTACTGtgtgattcgaatgaatggggCGATCTGAATATGAGAAACTGCCATGGCCTTGCACTTAAGTGGCTCCCATATTGCCAATGACTAGCAATGAGCATTTTAATGCAAACCGGAGAAACTCATCATAGCAGTGAAATCAAGTTATTAGTTTGCTTCCTTTTAAATAAATATGCTAACATGCGGTAcgctatgtattttttttatcaaatcaaACTCCATTACCCATTTCTATCAAACATGCTCAAAGaatacttctttttttttgcttgcCAATGAATTGATTTTAGGAACCAATTTTCTTCTtgggataaaaaaaacaatgaaaatGTCATCCAGTTACCATTTTATAACTGTTCTATATTTGATCCTTAGGTTCATTAAGCACTTGGATAGAGGTTACAACTCGTGTGCAAGGACAGACTGTTACTTCACTCCCCTCGCTGCCTCCAAACTGGCCAAGAAACGGGAGGAGGCGGTGGAGAAGGccaagagagaggtggagcagagagcgcgagaggagaaagagagggagagggagaaggagaaggagcggGAAAGAGAACGAGAACGGGAAAAGGACGCTGAGCGAGCTGCGGTGAGTGTCCTGCTCTTCTCACCGGCTGAAACGCCCCCCTGTTCCTCTTGTCGTTCCTTTTGAAGGGTCTGTGTCTGACGCTAGTTCCTCTCCCAGCAGAAAGCCTCCAGCTCGTCTCACGAGGGGCGGATGTGCGACCCCCAGATGGGAGGCCCCGCCCACATGCGGCCCCCCTTCGAcggcccccccaccaccatcgcGGCTGTGCCCCCTTACATCGGCCCCGACACCCCCGCCCTGCGCACCCTCAGCGAGTACGCCCGCCCCCACGTCATGTCCCCCACCAATCGCAACCATCCCTTCTTTGTGTCACTCAACCCCAACGACCCCCTGTTGGCCTATCACATGCCGGGCCTGTACAACGCAGACCCGGGCATGCGGGAGCGCGAACTCCGGGAGAGGGAGATGCGCGAGCGAGAGATCAGGGAGAGGGAgctgagggagaggatgaagccCGGCTTCGAGGTGAAGCCCCCCGAGTTAGACAGCATGCACCCCTCCGCCAATCCCATGGAGCACTTTGCCCGGCACGGGGCCATCAGCCTTCCCCCCATGGCGGGGCCGCACCCCTTCGCCTCCTTCCACCCGGGCCTCAACCCCCTGGAGCGGGAGCGCCTGGCCCTGGGAGGGCCCCAGCTCAGGCCCGATATGAGCTACCCAGAGAGGCTGGCGGCTGAGAGGCTCCACGCTGAGAGGATGGCCTCCATGGCCAACGACCCCATCGCCCGACTGCAGATGTTCAACGTCACGccgcaccaccaccagcactcCCACATCCACTCCCACCTTCACCTGCACCAGCAAGACCCCCTGCACCAAGGTGAGCGAAAGCCCTGCTCGCTCgcatcaacaccaccaccacgacgTTACTGCACATGTGACTGTGTGAATATTGTGTCAATTCATAGTTCATGAGTTGTAAGAATTTTGCATGTTAGAAAAGGTCGGGTTGTTCCAAAGCAACcatttaaatataaataaatcagtattttgtttatttcttATACTATTTCATCATGTCAGCCTTGATAGCAGTAACATGATCTTGGCATCACCAAATGGCTGTGGCATGCTGTGACTGGGATGAACTGTATGTGGATGAGTGTACCCTTACCAAACAACTTCTGACACCCAAAAGGTGGGGGTGAATGTCTtgtgtgtcctccaggctcTGGGGGCCATCCGCTAGTAGACCCCCTGGCAGGAGGCCCCCACATGGCCCGCTTCCCCTACCCGCACGGCGCcatccccaaccccctcctcgGCCAGCCGCAGCACGAACACGAGATGCTACGCCACCCTGTCTTCGGTAAGAACCCACCTCGACATGGACCCCCCCCTCAGAGACCAGGATCAGGCATTCTGCCTGTTGTCAAGCATCGTTATCTTCTGCTGTTGGTTAACCAGGCGTGTGCTCCTGTTTGTCCTCCCCCCAGGTACGCCATACCCGCGGGACCTACCAGGAGGGATGCACCCCCCCATGTCTGCGGCTCACCAGCTTCAGGCTATGCAGGCCCAGTCAGTAGAGCTCCAGAGGCTGGCTATGGAGCAGCAGTGGTTACATGGGCACCACCACATGCATGGGGGTCCTCTGCCTGGGCAGGAGGATTACTACAGGTCAGGGACAGGCACAcgatagtgcagtgtttctcaACTGGTGGGTTGCGGCCCAAAAGTGAACTTTgttttagaatttttttttaacgtttttttagtttttgtttATCTCTTAGACTTTTGTGTTAACTTTGTTGACTTTGTTGTGTTGCAGCCGACTGAAGAAGGAGAGCGACAAGCAGCTGTGAGCTGAGTGAGGGATGCAGAGGCACGCAAGTACACAGGACATTGTTACAGGACAGTCTCGCTGAGGAAGTCGAATGTTCCTTCCAAACTTTTACCGTTGTGAAGAACAGAAAAGGACGAGTTGGACGTTGGAGGATATTTGTCAGTTTTATTTCCTGTTGTggacgtttttttgttttttttttgtttgtttttaaagacattGACTTTCTTTGGTATATAGCCTTCAAGTAGTGACAACGTCCTCAAGACTGATTGTGACTCCTGCATGACAATACTCTAAGCTTCCCTGACGTTTTTGTAGGTGCTAGAAATAAGACACTTTGTCACTGTGCTtatcaaagaagaagaaaaaagaccgGTCAGGCCATTATATCGGAAAGATTACAAGTGCTATCTTAAATTCAGCGTTTATTTTAATACATTGTTGGAGGTTTTCATAATTTTAAAGGAAAGCTGCAGCATGGTGTTTTTGAGTCTGTAaatagtatatatatacatataattattattataattattattattactaggTGTGGACTCCGAACCAAGTCGTTAAGACCTCCAATATTTTCAGTTTTGAAGCATTATCCCTTGTTTCAGAGGGGAGCACCATGGCATTATATAAGCAGGCTATAGTTCTGAGAGGGTGGTGGGTTTCCTCTGTCATTGCTGTGCAGACTTAAgtcccttcccacacacacacacacacacacacacacacatcaggctgCCTCTTATTCACTCATCTTAAGTCAGTTAAAAAAGCACCATATTTTTGGAAATGCTTGTACTATAAGACTTGCGTAAATGATTTGATACACTTGAACAGGACTGAGGCAGAGTTACTGAGGTGTATGTTCAGTATGCCCTACATAATGACCAGCCCTGAATAACCTCATTGTTGCACTGAAAGCTTCTTTGAACTTCTTCAATTGGTTTTAAACACACAACTTGAGATGGATATTGGACAGCAAAATGAATAACTATTTTAACAGATTTTAGAAATGTCAACCACGACTGCATATTTGAACACAATTTCAGTTCACATTTATGATCTTGCGATTTTGACTCTTGAACCTCAAATattgcaaactttttttttacctttccaCACTGAAAGCCCACTATcgcttttaaatgtattttgtctTCATAGATTCAAGTATCTCTTGTGACTAGGGGCATTGAGTGCTAGAAAAAAAGTGATGTTGTTACAGGGCCTATCTTCCCAGCAGCTCATCCTCACAATCCGCCACTCTAATAACACGTGCCGCCATATTCACTGTGACACTAAAGAGGCCTGCTTACATGGGAGGAGTTAGGCCCAGTGCTGGGACCAGGCGGCAGTGGAAACGATGGGTGTGCCTGTATGTTTCCAACTTAACCATTGCAAACCTCCACCCTGTAGAGACACCGTCTCCTCTGTACCtcaggggtggtgtgtgtgtgtgtgtgcgtgccatcGACTGTTACAAGCAGTGTTCCCATCATACAAGTGTACTGTACTTCAGCCCACAATTGATTTCACCTCTGGTGGACGGCCATGAACACgtcttctgtttgtttgttccaTGATGCACTAGAAAGACATTTGACTTATTTTAGATACTTTTTAAAAACGGTGCCCtgtgtcttttttgttgttgttgctggttTACACAGAAAGGTAATACTTGTCCTACACTTATAAATGGACTTCTTCTTGTTCACGGGCACCATGGCTGACGTCTATTCAGATGCTTTCAGACCTGATGCGAGTCTGTATGCCACTTGAGATGAGCATCTTTATGTGCACCTAAGAACTCATTTCTCACTCCAGTTCCATCATcgacctgtctctgtctctcttatgaACACCTCATTTTCCTTTTACCTTCTTTCCAAACAATTCTCCTGCCTTTAAGTCCCTCTTTTTGTGTCTCCAAACCTTTGATGTTAAGTGTTGTCAATGGTTTAGCTTCTTATTTCAAAGCGGCAATAGCAGGATGTAAATTCTGACTGctaagatttatatatatactggTATCTTGAAGCTTATTGTATATATTAGTAGTCGCCATGGGGATGACACAATGTAAACAAAAAGTAGAAATAATAAGAAAAATTGTGAGTCCTGTGTTCTCTCCATTTGagtattttgtaatttttttgaAAAATTTGTGGAAT of the Hypomesus transpacificus isolate Combined female chromosome 18, fHypTra1, whole genome shotgun sequence genome contains:
- the rerea gene encoding arginine-glutamic acid dipeptide repeats protein isoform X1 translates to MTADKDKEKEKERDRDRDRERPDKRDKTRGEAESARPRRSCTLEGGGAKNYAESDHSEDDDNENAGGAATAEELGKKGKKKMPKKKSRYERTENGEITSFITEDDIVYRPGDCVYIESRRPNTPYFICSIQDFKLSKRDHLLMSVKWYYRQSEVPDSVYQHLVQDRNNENDSGRELVITDPVVKSRELFISDYVDTYHAAALRGKCNIAHFSDIFAAREFKARIDSFFYILGYNPETRRLNSTQGEIRVGPSHQAKLPELQPFPSPGGQAITENEELVWMPGVNDCDLLMYLRAARSMAAFAGMCDGGSTEDGCLAASRDDTTLNALNTLHESSYDAGKALQRLVKKPVPKLIEKCWSEDEVKRFIKGLRQFGKNFFRIRKELLPNKETGELITFYYYWKKTPEAASSRAHRRHRRQPVFRRIKTRTASTPVNTPSRPPSSEFLDLSSASEDDFDSEDSEQELKGYACRHCFTTTSKDWHHGGRENILLCTDCRIHFKKYGELPPIEKPVDPPPFMFKPVKEEEDGLSGKHSMRTRRNRGSMSTLRSGRKKQTGSPDGRASPTNEDLRSGGRTSPSAASTDSTDSKTESMKKPSKKIKEEAPSPMKSAKRQREKGASDSEEPERATAKKSKTQQELNRPESPSECEGEGESSDGRSVNEECSSDPKDIDQDNRSSSPSIPSPRDNESDSDSSAQQQLLQGQHPAVIQCQAGTSAAPSVVPPTPTSTAPSLAPQASPSVPPTSLLPQPLPQASPLSLIQSGASLHPQRLPSPHSPMQGMTQAPPPGPSGQPQSLPSSLHGPLPPMPHPLQAVPSHMPHPHSMPPQGFPMGQSQVPPSVVPVQSQQRPHTPPSQSQVSSQVSGQPPREQPLPPAPMSMPHIKPPPTTPIPQMPNPPSHKHPPHLSAPPFPQMPSNLPPPPALKPLSSLSTHHPPPAHPPPLQLMPQGQQLQPPPAQPPVLTQSQSLPASASHQPPQAPPLPPSAASSHPSAPPQSQFPSHSFTQVLPPSSVPPSSSSNSLPGLQPPSSSSSSASSSISMPLPASVSTGGTGPILPPIHIKEEPLDEMEEPESPPPPQRSPSPEPTVVNTPSHASQSARFIKHLDRGYNSCARTDCYFTPLAASKLAKKREEAVEKAKREVEQRAREEKEREREKEKEREREREREKDAERAAQKASSSSHEGRMCDPQMGGPAHMRPPFDGPPTTIAAVPPYIGPDTPALRTLSEYARPHVMSPTNRNHPFFVSLNPNDPLLAYHMPGLYNADPGMRERELREREMREREIRERELRERMKPGFEVKPPELDSMHPSANPMEHFARHGAISLPPMAGPHPFASFHPGLNPLERERLALGGPQLRPDMSYPERLAAERLHAERMASMANDPIARLQMFNVTPHHHQHSHIHSHLHLHQQDPLHQGGGECLVCPPGSGGHPLVDPLAGGPHMARFPYPHGAIPNPLLGQPQHEHEMLRHPVFGTPYPRDLPGGMHPPMSAAHQLQAMQAQSVELQRLAMEQQWLHGHHHMHGGPLPGQEDYYSRLKKESDKQL
- the rerea gene encoding arginine-glutamic acid dipeptide repeats protein isoform X7; the encoded protein is MDDLFSPRRRLNSTQGEIRVGPSHQAKLPELQPFPSPGGQAITENEELVWMPGVNDCDLLMYLRAARSMAAFAGMCDGGSTEDGCLAASRDDTTLNALNTLHESSYDAGKALQRLVKKPVPKLIEKCWSEDEVKRFIKGLRQFGKNFFRIRKELLPNKETGELITFYYYWKKTPEAASSRAHRRHRRQPVFRRIKTRTASTPVNTPSRPPSSEFLDLSSASEDDFDSEDSEQELKGYACRHCFTTTSKDWHHGGRENILLCTDCRIHFKKYGELPPIEKPVDPPPFMFKPVKEEEDGLSGKHSMRTRRNRGSMSTLRSGRKKQTGSPDGRASPTNEDLRSGGRTSPSAASTDSTDSKTESMKKPSKKIKEEAPSPMKSAKRQREKGASDSEEPERATAKKSKTQQELNRPESPSECEGEGESSDGRSVNEECSSDPKDIDQDNRSSSPSIPSPRDNESDSDSSAQQQLLQGQHPAVIQCQAGTSAAPSVVPPTPTSTAPSLAPQASPSVPPTSLLPQPLPQASPLSLIQSGASLHPQRLPSPHSPMQGMTQAPPPGPSGQPQSLPSSLHGPLPPMPHPLQAVPSHMPHPHSMPPQGFPMGQSQVPPSVVPVQSQQRPHTPPSQSQVSSQVSGQPPREQPLPPAPMSMPHIKPPPTTPIPQMPNPPSHKHPPHLSAPPFPQMPSNLPPPPALKPLSSLSTHHPPPAHPPPLQLMPQGQQLQPPPAQPPVLTQSQSLPASASHQPPQAPPLPPSAASSHPSAPPQSQFPSHSFTQVLPPSSVPPSSSSNSLPGLQPPSSSSSSASSSISMPLPASVSTGGTGPILPPIHIKEEPLDEMEEPESPPPPQRSPSPEPTVVNTPSHASQSARFIKHLDRGYNSCARTDCYFTPLAASKLAKKREEAVEKAKREVEQRAREEKEREREKEKEREREREREKDAERAAQKASSSSHEGRMCDPQMGGPAHMRPPFDGPPTTIAAVPPYIGPDTPALRTLSEYARPHVMSPTNRNHPFFVSLNPNDPLLAYHMPGLYNADPGMRERELREREMREREIRERELRERMKPGFEVKPPELDSMHPSANPMEHFARHGAISLPPMAGPHPFASFHPGLNPLERERLALGGPQLRPDMSYPERLAAERLHAERMASMANDPIARLQMFNVTPHHHQHSHIHSHLHLHQQDPLHQGGGECLVCPPGSGGHPLVDPLAGGPHMARFPYPHGAIPNPLLGQPQHEHEMLRHPVFGTPYPRDLPGGMHPPMSAAHQLQAMQAQSVELQRLAMEQQWLHGHHHMHGGPLPGQEDYYSRLKKESDKQL
- the rerea gene encoding arginine-glutamic acid dipeptide repeats protein isoform X4, encoding MTADKDKEKEKERDRDRDRERPDKRDKTRGEAESARPRRSCTLEGGGAKNYAESDHSEDDDNENAGGAATAEELGKKGKKKMPKKKSRYERTENGEITSFITEDDIVYRPGDCVYIESRRPNTPYFICSIQDFKLSKRDHLLMSVKWYYRQSEVPDSVYQHLVQDRNNENDSGRELVITDPVVKSRELFISDYVDTYHAAALRGKCNIAHFSDIFAAREFKARIDSFFYILGYNPETRRLNSTQGEIRVGPSHQAKLPELQPFPSPGGQAITENEELVWMPGVNDCDLLMYLRAARSMAAFAGMCDGGSTEDGCLAASRDDTTLNALNTLHESSYDAGKALQRLVKKPVPKLIEKCWSEDEVKRFIKGLRQFGKNFFRIRKELLPNKETGELITFYYYWKKTPEAASSRAHRRHRRQPVFRRIKTRTASTPVNTPSRPPSSEFLDLSSASEDDFDSEDSEQELKGYACRHCFTTTSKDWHHGGRENILLCTDCRIHFKKYGELPPIEKPVDPPPFMFKPVKEEEDGLSGKHSMRTRRNRGSMSTLRSGRKKQTGSPDGRASPTNEDLRSGGRTSPSAASTDSTDSKTESMKKPSKIKEEAPSPMKSAKRQREKGASDSEEPERATAKKSKTQQELNRPESPSECEGEGESSDGRSVNEECSSDPKDIDQDNRSSSPSIPSPRDNESDSDSSAQQQLLQGQHPAVIQCQAGTSAAPSVVPPTPTSTAPSLAPQASPSVPPTSLLPQPLPQASPLSLIQSGASLHPQRLPSPHSPMQGMTQAPPPGPSGQPQSLPSSLHGPLPPMPHPLQAVPSHMPHPHSMPPQGFPMGQSQVPPSVVPVQSQQRPHTPPSQSQVSSQVSGQPPREQPLPPAPMSMPHIKPPPTTPIPQMPNPPSHKHPPHLSAPPFPQMPSNLPPPPALKPLSSLSTHHPPPAHPPPLQLMPQGQQLQPPPAQPPVLTQSQSLPASASHQPPQAPPLPPSAASSHPSAPPQSQFPSHSFTQVLPPSSVPPSSSSNSLPGLQPPSSSSSSASSSISMPLPASVSTGGTGPILPPIHIKEEPLDEMEEPESPPPPQRSPSPEPTVVNTPSHASQSARFIKHLDRGYNSCARTDCYFTPLAASKLAKKREEAVEKAKREVEQRAREEKEREREKEKEREREREREKDAERAAQKASSSSHEGRMCDPQMGGPAHMRPPFDGPPTTIAAVPPYIGPDTPALRTLSEYARPHVMSPTNRNHPFFVSLNPNDPLLAYHMPGLYNADPGMRERELREREMREREIRERELRERMKPGFEVKPPELDSMHPSANPMEHFARHGAISLPPMAGPHPFASFHPGLNPLERERLALGGPQLRPDMSYPERLAAERLHAERMASMANDPIARLQMFNVTPHHHQHSHIHSHLHLHQQDPLHQGGGECLVCPPGSGGHPLVDPLAGGPHMARFPYPHGAIPNPLLGQPQHEHEMLRHPVFGTPYPRDLPGGMHPPMSAAHQLQAMQAQSVELQRLAMEQQWLHGHHHMHGGPLPGQEDYYSRLKKESDKQL
- the rerea gene encoding arginine-glutamic acid dipeptide repeats protein isoform X8; the protein is MDDLFSPRRRLNSTQGEIRVGPSHQAKLPELQPFPSPGGQAITENEELVWMPGVNDCDLLMYLRAARSMAAFAGMCDGGSTEDGCLAASRDDTTLNALNTLHESSYDAGKALQRLVKKPVPKLIEKCWSEDEVKRFIKGLRQFGKNFFRIRKELLPNKETGELITFYYYWKKTPEAASSRAHRRHRRQPVFRRIKTRTASTPVNTPSRPPSSEFLDLSSASEDDFDSEDSEQELKGYACRHCFTTTSKDWHHGGRENILLCTDCRIHFKKYGELPPIEKPVDPPPFMFKPVKEEEDGLSGKHSMRTRRNRGSMSTLRSGRKKQTGSPDGRASPTNEDLRSGGRTSPSAASTDSTDSKTESMKKPSKKIKEEAPSPMKSAKRQREKGASDSEEPERATAKKSKTQELNRPESPSECEGEGESSDGRSVNEECSSDPKDIDQDNRSSSPSIPSPRDNESDSDSSAQQQLLQGQHPAVIQCQAGTSAAPSVVPPTPTSTAPSLAPQASPSVPPTSLLPQPLPQASPLSLIQSGASLHPQRLPSPHSPMQGMTQAPPPGPSGQPQSLPSSLHGPLPPMPHPLQAVPSHMPHPHSMPPQGFPMGQSQVPPSVVPVQSQQRPHTPPSQSQVSSQVSGQPPREQPLPPAPMSMPHIKPPPTTPIPQMPNPPSHKHPPHLSAPPFPQMPSNLPPPPALKPLSSLSTHHPPPAHPPPLQLMPQGQQLQPPPAQPPVLTQSQSLPASASHQPPQAPPLPPSAASSHPSAPPQSQFPSHSFTQVLPPSSVPPSSSSNSLPGLQPPSSSSSSASSSISMPLPASVSTGGTGPILPPIHIKEEPLDEMEEPESPPPPQRSPSPEPTVVNTPSHASQSARFIKHLDRGYNSCARTDCYFTPLAASKLAKKREEAVEKAKREVEQRAREEKEREREKEKEREREREREKDAERAAKASSSSHEGRMCDPQMGGPAHMRPPFDGPPTTIAAVPPYIGPDTPALRTLSEYARPHVMSPTNRNHPFFVSLNPNDPLLAYHMPGLYNADPGMRERELREREMREREIRERELRERMKPGFEVKPPELDSMHPSANPMEHFARHGAISLPPMAGPHPFASFHPGLNPLERERLALGGPQLRPDMSYPERLAAERLHAERMASMANDPIARLQMFNVTPHHHQHSHIHSHLHLHQQDPLHQGGGECLVCPPGSGGHPLVDPLAGGPHMARFPYPHGAIPNPLLGQPQHEHEMLRHPVFGTPYPRDLPGGMHPPMSAAHQLQAMQAQSVELQRLAMEQQWLHGHHHMHGGPLPGQEDYYSRLKKESDKQL